The stretch of DNA GCACCTCCCATCAGCATGGCAACTCCTCCGCCTCTCCCATCCCTGGCGAAGATCGCCCGGACTTCCAGACAATGCCCACTCCAATCATCAGGAGTAACAGCCCGGCCGGCCATTCTTCATCCATGCGAAACCCGCTCTGCTCGATAGCGGGCAAATTTTCATGCATACGACCATCTGCCGAAATCATGATGGCCGAAAACAACAGGATCGCTGCCGCCAGAGCACTGATCGTCATACGAAATCGCACCAGAATCGCAGGAGATTTCACTAAGTTCATTGAGCCTTGGGCAACTTCCGGTGGAACGTGCGATGCAACCGGAAAGAACTGCGGAGTATTAGCAGAGACGATGTACAGCACCATCGTACCTGCCAAAGCCATCACTCCACTTTCCCAAACTTTTCCTTCCAGAAGTGTCCCTAAGGCGGCACAGATCATTCCCCCGGCCAGAAACAACAAACTGACAATTCTCGATGGACGGGATGCACAGCGAAACGTCGCCCACGCACCCACCAGTGCCACGGTGGCGAACCAGCACAGATCGGCCGGGCGGGAAATCTCGAATGTGGAGCTTTGACCTTTCGTCAGCTCCCAAAGTATGGCCATAAGTCCAACGACTACGACCACACATCCCAGAGAACTCACCATCAGCCGACGTGACCAACTGGCAGCGCCCCACGCCAGCCCGACGACGACTGGCCAGAAGAGCTCGACTTGTTCTGTGATGTTCATAGCCAACGAGACCATTTCTCCGCCCGGATATCTCTCGAAAGAACTTGATTCCGTTTAGCCAGTCTTTTCCAGACCGTGATCTCAATCTGAGAAGAAACCATCGCGCACTCTCTGCAATAAATTCACTCGATGAACAGATTCACCCTGTCAACAACTTCATAGGGGCCCTTCAGGAGCAGGCCCACCCCGCCGCCAGGCTTCTGCTGCTTGAGCACAAGCTGCGATTCTTTGCCGGACGAGTTCAATCAGTTCAGCATCCTGTTGCTTGCTGTAAGCGGCAATCTCCTCGGGCAGGATAGGCTTCCCAAAGACGACGCGCACCCGCCGGGGACGCAGCATCAGTTTGCCTCGTGGCAGAGCCAGATGGGCTCCCGCAATCCCTGCAGGATAAACAGGGACTTTCCCGCGTCGCATCAGGGCCAGAAACCCTGGTTTCAGTGGCCCCATTTCTCCATCGACCGATCGTGTCCCCTCAGGAAAAATCCCCACCAGAAACCCCTGTTCGAGACGGCGCTGCATTTCCCTCAGGCTTCCCGCACGAGCCGCATCCCGATCAATCGGCACCACATAAACCTTCCTTAAGAAAGCTCCCAGAAACCGCTTTTCAAACAAGGTACTTCGTGCCAGATAAGTGACGGGCCGCCCAAATGCCAGTGGTAACAGCAAAGGATCGAGCATGCTCTGATGATTACTCAAGATCAGCCCACCCTCCGAGTTATTGAACTGCTCCGATCCACTCACCCGGTAACCCATCCAGGGGTAGAACACCATCCGGAAGACCATCTGCCAGTAAAACCAGACCCAATTCCGCTGGACTCCAAGTGGCAACCCGGGAGGTGGAACAGGTTGTGGTTCAACAACTTGTTGGAATGGCTCGGAAATAGCCGCCGATACGTTCGTCCCCGCTGTTACAGAGGCGGCTGGCTCATGATTGACCACATCGTTGGGAGTGGTCGAGGGAAGCTCGGTAATATCCACGTTCACGTCTTTCTTCGTCGATTCTGGCAAACAAACTGGGATGGCCATCAAATTCAAGTGGAAAACATGCTGTCCAACCACCGCGAATCGATTCGCCAGAACAGTAACAGAACTCGGGTTGTGTCGAAATCCCTTTGGATTCATAGTCTCAGGACAACTGCATTCGTTTCTCGCAGGCAGAATTGGCAATTCCCACTGGCCCGGCAATCATGGTCTATTCACCCATCGAATCGCAGCCATCGAACTTCAAGAGGCAGACCGGTATGTCTTCGTCGATCACGTCTCACCTGCGGGTGTTGCTTGTTGTCTTCATCCTGGCAGGCGGCGGCTGGTTCCAACTCTTACCAGCCACGCTCGCACAATCGGGCGGAACCGTTGCCAGCGAAAATCAAGGTGAGAACAATCCCAGTTCCCTCGACCCGCAGGAAAATGGCCTTTCAGAAGGACGCTCGACGTTCTGGTGGTTGATCGAAACATCCGGCTGGATCGGTCTGGCGCTCTTGATTATTTCCCTCTATTTCGTCGCCAAAGTCACACAGTGCTTCCTCGAGTTGCGAGAGTCTGTCCTCATGCCACCAAAGTTTGTGGCCAGATGCCACCAACTCATTGCGGAGCGGGAATTCACCACGCTGCTGGCCACAGCCAAGGCAGAAAATTCAGAGATTGGCCGCGTACTGACCACCGCCTTCTCCGGTTTATCGATTGGCATTGCCGAAGCTCGCGAAGCGGTGGATCGTGGTGCCGACACTCTGGCCGTCAATCTGGAAACCAAAATCAGCATGCTGGCCGTGATCGGTTCTTTAGGCCCGATGATTGGTCTTTTGGGCACTCTCAAAGGGATGATCTCCAGCTTTTCGGTCATTGCTCTTTCCGATCAACAGATGAAAGCCAGTGCTGTCGCCG from Planctopirus ephydatiae encodes:
- a CDS encoding lysophospholipid acyltransferase family protein; the protein is MAIPVCLPESTKKDVNVDITELPSTTPNDVVNHEPAASVTAGTNVSAAISEPFQQVVEPQPVPPPGLPLGVQRNWVWFYWQMVFRMVFYPWMGYRVSGSEQFNNSEGGLILSNHQSMLDPLLLPLAFGRPVTYLARSTLFEKRFLGAFLRKVYVVPIDRDAARAGSLREMQRRLEQGFLVGIFPEGTRSVDGEMGPLKPGFLALMRRGKVPVYPAGIAGAHLALPRGKLMLRPRRVRVVFGKPILPEEIAAYSKQQDAELIELVRQRIAACAQAAEAWRRGGPAPEGPL
- a CDS encoding MotA/TolQ/ExbB proton channel family protein: MSSSITSHLRVLLVVFILAGGGWFQLLPATLAQSGGTVASENQGENNPSSLDPQENGLSEGRSTFWWLIETSGWIGLALLIISLYFVAKVTQCFLELRESVLMPPKFVARCHQLIAEREFTTLLATAKAENSEIGRVLTTAFSGLSIGIAEAREAVDRGADTLAVNLETKISMLAVIGSLGPMIGLLGTLKGMISSFSVIALSDQQMKASAVAGGISEALILTFEGVALSVPAIYFFAFFRNRVANLTVAVQNTADEIVKRVYLAAKNN